In one window of Miscanthus floridulus cultivar M001 chromosome 12, ASM1932011v1, whole genome shotgun sequence DNA:
- the LOC136496305 gene encoding glycolate oxidase 3 yields the protein MELITNVTEYEKLAKEKLPKMVYDYYASGAEDQWTLKENREAFSRILFRPRILIDVSHIDMATNVLGFNISMPIMIAPSAMQKMAHPDGELATARAAASAGTIMTLSSWSTSSVEEVNSVGPGIRFFQLYVYKDRNIVRQLVKRAEMAGLKAIALTVDTPILGRREADIKNRFTLPPHLTLKNFEALDLGTMDKTNDSGLASYVAGQVDRTLSWKDIKWLQTITSLPILVKGVVTAEDTRLAIEYGAAGIIVSNHGARQLDYVPATISCLEEVVREAKGRLPVFLDGGVRRGTDVFKALALGASGVFIGRPVLFSLAVDGEAGVRKVLQMLRDELELTMALSGCTSLREITRAHVITDSDRIARSRL from the exons ATGGAGCTGATCACAAATGTCACCGAGTATGAGAAGCTCGCCAAGGAGAAGCTGCCGAAGATGGTGTACGACTACTATGCCTCCGGCGCAGAAGATCAGTGGACGCTCAAGGAGAACAGGGAGGCCTTCTCCAGAATTCT GTTTCGACCACGGATACTGATTGACGTCTCCCATATCGACATGGCCACAAACGTCCTGGGATTCAACATTTCCATGCCTATTATGATTGCTCCTTCGGCCATGCAGAAAATGGCCCATCCTGATG GAGAGCTTGCTACGGCAAGAGCAGCAGCCTCTGCAGGAACAATAATG acaTTGTCCTCATGGTCTACTTCCAGCGTTGAAGAGGTCAACTCAGTTGGGCCAGGCATACGTTTCTTCCAGCTCTAT GTCTACAAGGACAGGAATATAGTACGGCAACTCGTGAAAAGGGCTGAAATGGCTGGCCTTAAAGCTATTGCACTCACTGTAGACACTCCAATACTTGGCCGCAGGGAAGCTGATATAAAAAACAG ATTCACCTTACCTCCACATCTGACGTTGAAAAACTTTGAAGCGCTGGATCTTGGCACGATGGACAAG ACAAACGACTCTGGCCTTGCTTCCTATGTTGCTGGTCAAGTTGACCGCACTCTTTCCTGGAAG GACATCAAGTGGCTGCAGACAATTACCTCGTTGCCGATCTTAGTGAAAGGGGTCGTGACCGCAGAAGACA CTAGACTTGCAATTGAATATGGCGCTGCTGGGATCATTGTGTCCAATCACGGCGCACGCCAGCTAGATTATGTTCCTGCAACTATCAGCTGCCTGGAAGAG GTCGTGAGGGAAGCGAAAGGCCGGCTGCCGGTGTTCCTCGACGGCGGCGTCCGCCGTGGCACGGACGTGTTCAAGGCCCTGGCGTTGGGAGCTTCAGGAGTGTTC ATCGGCCGCCCGGTGTTGTTCTCGCTGGCAGTGGACGGCGAGGCCGGCGTGCGGAAGGTGCTGCAGATGCTGAGGGACGAGCTGGAGCTCACCATGGCGCTCAGCGGCTGCACGTCGCTGAGGGAGATCACCCGCGCCCACGTCATCACCGACAGCGACAGGATCGCCCGCTCGCGGCTGTAG
- the LOC136497527 gene encoding glycolate oxidase 2-like isoform X1 produces the protein MALITNVSDYEELARQKLPKMVYDFYAGGAEDQWTLKENKEAFSKILFRPWVLIDVSHIDMSTSILGYKISMSIMVAPTALHKLAHQEGEVASAQATAAAGTIMTWSSWSSCSIEEVNSSAPGLRFFQLSAFKDRDIVQQLVRRAENAGYKAIAVTVDAPRLGCREADVRNRFTLPENVALKCFEGLDLSKMDKTNASGLAAYVTSQIDSSLSWKDIKWLQMITWLPILVKGVITAEDARLAIECGVAGIIMSNHGGRQLDYLPATISCLEEVCKSITAASDISGSWLYANLPWQRKFQVVREAKGRVPVFLDSGIRRGTDVFKALALGASGVFIGRPVLFALAVDGKAGVRNALRMLRDELEITMALSGCTSLKDITRDRVITESDMIRRCRL, from the exons ATGGCGTTGATCACGAATGTCTCTGACTATGAGGAGCTTGCAAGGCAGAAGCTGCCTAAAATGGTTTATGACTTCTATGCCGGGGGTGCAGAAGACCAGTGGACACTCAAGGAGAATAAGGAGGCATTCTCCAAGATTTT GTTTCGACCATGGGTGCTGATTGATGTGTCTCATATTGACATGTCTACGAGTATACTGGGTTACAAAATTTCCATGTCTATTATGGTGGCTCCCACTGCTTTGCACAAACTGGCCCACCAAGAAG GAGAGGTTGCTTCTGCCCAGGCAACAGCTGCTGCAGGAACTATAATG ACATGGTCTTCATGGTCATCTTGCAGCATCGAGGAAGTTAACTCAAGTGCACCAGGACTTCGTTTCTTCCAACTTTCA GCATTCAAGGACAGGGATATTGTGCAACAACTTGTCAGAAGGGCAGAAAATGCTGGCTATAAGGCAATTGCCGTCACTGTCGATGCTCCACGGCTTGGTTGCAGGGAAGCTGATGTCAGGAACAG ATTCACGCTGCCTGAAAATGTGGCATTGAAGTGCTTTGAAGGACTGGATCTCAGCAAAATGGACAAG ACTAATGCTTCTGGCCTTGCTGCATATGTCACTAGTCAGATTGACAGCTCTCTTTCTTGGAAG GATATCAAGTGGCTACAGATGATTACCTGGTTGCCTATCTTAGTGAAAGGAGTCATAACAGCAGAAGATG CTCGACTTGCTATTGAATGCGGTGTTGCTGGCATTATTATGTCCAACCACGGGGGCCGCCAGCTAGACTATCTTCCTGCAACCATCAGCTGCCTTGAAGAGGTATGCAAATCAATCACAGCTGCCTCGGATATCTCTGGTTCATGGCTTTATGCTAACTTGCCTTGGCAACGAAAATTTCAGGTTGTAAGAGAAGCAAAGGGCCGTGTGCCTGTGTTCCTTGACAGCGGCATCCGCCGTGGCACTGACGTGTTCAAGGCCTTGGCATTGGGAGCCTCAGGAGTATTT ATTGGAAGGCCTGTACTGTTCGCCCTTGCTGTGGACGGCAAGGCTGGGGTGAGGAATGCACTGCGAATGCTGAGGGATGAGCTCGAGATCACCATGGCGCTGAGCGGCTGTACATCGCTGAAAGATATCACCCGCGATCGCGTTATCACTGAGAGCGACATGATCCGTCGATGTAGGCTTTGA
- the LOC136497530 gene encoding autophagy-related protein 8C-like codes for MAKTSSFKLEHPLEKRQSEANRIREKYPDRIPVIVEKAERSDIPDIDKKKYLVPADLTVGQFVYVVRKRIKLSAEKAIFIFVKNTLPPTAALMSSIYEENKDEDGFLYMTYSGENTFGLL; via the exons ATGGCCAAGACGAGCTCGTTCAAGCTGGAGCACCCCCTCG AGAAGAGGCAGTCTGAGGCTAACCGGATCAGAGAGAAGTACCCTGACAGAATTCCA GTGATTGTTGAGAAGGCTGAGAGGAGTGATATTCCTGACATCGACAAGAAAAA GTACCTCGTCCCTGCTGATCTTACAGTTGGACAATTCGTGTATGTTGTTAGGAAGAGAATCAAGCTCAGTGCTGAGAAGGCTAtcttcatctttgtgaagaaTACCCTTCCACCAACAG CTGCTCTGATGTCATCAATCTATGAAGAGAACAAGGACGAGGATGGGTTCCTCTACATGACTTACAGTGGCGAGAACACCTTCGGTCTGCTCTAG
- the LOC136497527 gene encoding glycolate oxidase 2-like isoform X2: protein MALITNVSDYEELARQKLPKMVYDFYAGGAEDQWTLKENKEAFSKILFRPWVLIDVSHIDMSTSILGYKISMSIMVAPTALHKLAHQEGEVASAQATAAAGTIMTWSSWSSCSIEEVNSSAPGLRFFQLSAFKDRDIVQQLVRRAENAGYKAIAVTVDAPRLGCREADVRNRFTLPENVALKCFEGLDLSKMDKTNASGLAAYVTSQIDSSLSWKDIKWLQMITWLPILVKGVITAEDARLAIECGVAGIIMSNHGGRQLDYLPATISCLEEVVREAKGRVPVFLDSGIRRGTDVFKALALGASGVFIGRPVLFALAVDGKAGVRNALRMLRDELEITMALSGCTSLKDITRDRVITESDMIRRCRL from the exons ATGGCGTTGATCACGAATGTCTCTGACTATGAGGAGCTTGCAAGGCAGAAGCTGCCTAAAATGGTTTATGACTTCTATGCCGGGGGTGCAGAAGACCAGTGGACACTCAAGGAGAATAAGGAGGCATTCTCCAAGATTTT GTTTCGACCATGGGTGCTGATTGATGTGTCTCATATTGACATGTCTACGAGTATACTGGGTTACAAAATTTCCATGTCTATTATGGTGGCTCCCACTGCTTTGCACAAACTGGCCCACCAAGAAG GAGAGGTTGCTTCTGCCCAGGCAACAGCTGCTGCAGGAACTATAATG ACATGGTCTTCATGGTCATCTTGCAGCATCGAGGAAGTTAACTCAAGTGCACCAGGACTTCGTTTCTTCCAACTTTCA GCATTCAAGGACAGGGATATTGTGCAACAACTTGTCAGAAGGGCAGAAAATGCTGGCTATAAGGCAATTGCCGTCACTGTCGATGCTCCACGGCTTGGTTGCAGGGAAGCTGATGTCAGGAACAG ATTCACGCTGCCTGAAAATGTGGCATTGAAGTGCTTTGAAGGACTGGATCTCAGCAAAATGGACAAG ACTAATGCTTCTGGCCTTGCTGCATATGTCACTAGTCAGATTGACAGCTCTCTTTCTTGGAAG GATATCAAGTGGCTACAGATGATTACCTGGTTGCCTATCTTAGTGAAAGGAGTCATAACAGCAGAAGATG CTCGACTTGCTATTGAATGCGGTGTTGCTGGCATTATTATGTCCAACCACGGGGGCCGCCAGCTAGACTATCTTCCTGCAACCATCAGCTGCCTTGAAGAG GTTGTAAGAGAAGCAAAGGGCCGTGTGCCTGTGTTCCTTGACAGCGGCATCCGCCGTGGCACTGACGTGTTCAAGGCCTTGGCATTGGGAGCCTCAGGAGTATTT ATTGGAAGGCCTGTACTGTTCGCCCTTGCTGTGGACGGCAAGGCTGGGGTGAGGAATGCACTGCGAATGCTGAGGGATGAGCTCGAGATCACCATGGCGCTGAGCGGCTGTACATCGCTGAAAGATATCACCCGCGATCGCGTTATCACTGAGAGCGACATGATCCGTCGATGTAGGCTTTGA
- the LOC136497526 gene encoding aminomethyltransferase, mitochondrial-like, translating to MRGLLACAALARRAASAAPARVRHLAGAAEAAEAGLKKTALYDFHVAHGGKMVPFAGWSMPIQYRDSIMDSTVNCRANGGLFDVAHMCGLSLRGRDAIPFLESLVIADVAALRDGTGTLTVFTNEKGGAIDDSVVTKVTDQHIYLVVNAGCRDKDLAHIEAHMEAFNKKGGDVKWHIHDERSLLALQGPLAAPTLQLLTKEDLSKMYFSDFKLIDINGYSCFLTRTGYTGEDGFEISVPSENAVDLAKAILEKSEGKVRLTGLGARDSLRLEAGLCLYGNDMEQHITPVEAGLSWAIGKRRKAEGNFLGADVILKQLQEGPKIRRVGMITQGPPARSHSELVSSSGESIGEVTSGGFSPCLKKNIAMGYVKSGMHKAGTEFKVVVRGKSYDAVVTKMPFVPTKYYKPS from the exons ATGAGGGGCCTCCTCGCGTGCGCCGCCCTCGCCCgccgcgccgcctccgccgcgcccgcgcgcgtCCGCCACCTGGCGggcgcggcggaggcggcggaggccgggCTGAAGAAGACGGCGCTGTACGACTTCCACGTCGCCCACGGCGGCAAGATGGTGCCGTTCGCCGGCTGGAGCATGCCCATCCAGTACAGGGACTCCATCATGGACTCCACCGTCAACTGCCGCGCCAACGGGGGCCTCTTCGACGTGGCCCACATGTgcggcctcagcctcaggggccGCGACGCCATCCCGTTCCTCGAGTCCCTCGTCATCGCCGACGTCGCGGCGCTCAGGGACGGCACCGGCACGCTCACCGTCTTCACCAACGAGAAGGGAGGCGCCATCGACGACTCCGTCGTCACCAAGGTCACCGACCAGCACATCTACCTCGTCGTCAACGCCGGGTGCAGGGACAAGGACCTCGCCCACATCGAGGCGCACATGGAGGCGTTCAACAAGAAGGGCGGAGACGTCAAGTGGCACATCCACGACGAGCGATCGCTGCTCGCATTGCAG GGTCCTCTTGCTGCACCAACTCTCCAGTTGCTGACGAAAGAAGATTTGAGCAAAATGTACTTCAGTGACTTCAAGCTCATTGACATCAATGGATATTCATGCTTTCTCACGAGAACTGG TTACACCGGCGAAGATGGTTTCGAAATCTCTGTTCCGTCAGAGAATGCAGTTGATCTTGCAAAGGCCATCCTGGAGAAATCCGAAGGCAAGGTGCGGTTGACAGGCTTGGGCGCCCGCGACAGTCTCCGCCTGGAGGCAGGCCTCTGCCTGTACGGCAACGACATGGAGCAACACATCACGCCAGTCGAAGCCGGCCTCTCATGGGCAATTGGCAAGAGGAGGAAAGCGGAAGGCAACTTCCTGGGTGCAGATGTGATCCTGAAGCAGCTTCAGGAAGGCCCAAAGATCAGGCGGGTCGGCATGATCACGCAAGGGCCGCCTGCGCGGAGCCACAGCGAGCTCGTGAGCAGCTCGGGGGAGAGCATCGGCGAGGTGACCAGCGGAGGGTTCAGCCCGTGCCTGAAGAAGAACATCGCTATGGGCTACGTGAAATCGGGAATGCACAAGGCTGGGACAGAATTCAAGGTGGTTGTTCGTGGCAAGTCCTACGACGCTGTGGTCACCAAGATGCCGTTCGTGCCCACCAAGTACTACAAGCCCTCGTAG
- the LOC136497528 gene encoding signal recognition particle 14 kDa protein-like, with product MVVLQPDRFLSELTSMYERSTEKGSVWVTMKRSTLKSKAQLQKTEKKGQEVEHRCLIRASDGKKSISTSVSLKEYAKFQASYATVLKAHMHALKKRERKDKKKAADAEKAIETAPKKQKKASSKKSSGSKS from the exons ATG GTGGTCCTGCAACCAGATCGGTTCCTAAGCGAGCTGACGAGCATGTACGAGCGGAGCACGGAGAAGGGATCCGTGTGGGTCACCATGAAGCGAT CGACTCTCAAGAGCAAGGCACAGTTGCAGAAGACGGAGAAGAAGGGGCAGGAGGTAGAGCACCGGTGCCTCATCCGTGCCTCTGATGGCAAGAAGAGCATCTCAACCTCG GTCTCTCTAAAGGAGTACGCAAAGTTCCAAGCTTCATACGCAACAGTTCTTAAGGCCCATATGCACGCTCTGAAGAAAAGGGAGaggaaagacaagaagaaggctGCAGATGCTGAGAAGGCAATCGAGACCGCACCCAAGAAGCAGAAGAAAGCATCTTCAAAGAAATCTTCGGGGTCCAAGTCATAA